The following proteins are encoded in a genomic region of Drosophila miranda strain MSH22 chromosome 4, D.miranda_PacBio2.1, whole genome shotgun sequence:
- the LOC108161479 gene encoding uncharacterized protein LOC108161479 — protein sequence MATMDDHFNRVMRKNPTIQDDLRGIFKSSSCDSPQRSITLSQIRAAYGERTGKEFPIKGGTRTQMCFILTVPYVCCFTSRIGTLRFYTIDINQER from the exons ATGGCCACAATGGATGATCATTTCAATAGAGTAATGAGGAAAAATCCCACCATACAAGACGACCTACGTGGCATTTTCAAGAGCTCCTCATGCGACTCTCCCCAGCGGTCAATCACGCTCTCGCAGATACGTG CTGCTTACGGCGAGAGAACCGGCAAGGAGTTCCCCATCAAGGGTGGCACGCGCACCCAAATGTGTTTCATTCTGACGGTGCCATATGTCTGCTGTTTCACCAGTCGAATCGGTACTCTTCGATTTTATACAATTGACATAAACCAGGAGAGATAG